A segment of the Desulfurococcus mucosus DSM 2162 genome:
TGAAGGCTGCCACTGAGGCCGTGACCCTGCCGGCGAAACCCGTCCCCCTGTATCTCTCATAGTAGTAGGCGTAGCCTAGGAGGAGGGCTAGGGTTGAAAGCGCCAGGGGGGCTGGGTGGAGTGTCGCGGAGGAGACCGCTATGCTCGACGCGTATGCTGAGAGGAACACGGTGTAGCCTCCTCTAGCGGCGAGGGGGAGTAGTGCTATGGCTGCAGCGGCTGCAACCCCGTAGTCTCCTCTGATGTGTGATGCAAGTATTACTGAGGATGCCTCGAGGAGGAGTATCAGCGGCTTATATGGTTTAATGCCTCCCGTATACATAGTAGAGCACCAGTGTCACCAGCCCTATGAGCAAGGCTACGTGGAGCGGGGAGTAAACCTGACCCCGTATAAGGTGCCTTAGGAGCTCAGCGGGGTCCCTGAAAACCTCTGATTGATCCACGAGCACTCTTCTCCCGGCTGCAATGCAGTCGAGGAGCCCCTTATTATAGTGGAGCACGCTGTTCGCGAAGACGCCTCTAGCGGGGAAGACTATGATGACGCCGCCGCCCGCATCCACCCTTACCGCGACCACGCTGGAGCCTATTGGCTCCCCTGGACTATAGGATCCATCCCCGTCTACATCGATGTATGAGAAGGGGCTGCTCCACGCTGCTGCAGCAGCCGCGCCGATGGGGCTCACACTATAGGGTTCCTCGAGGACCACACGGGTCCCGCAGAACACTGTGGACGCGTTGACCAACCCCTGGTCCCCGGCGTTGTAGACTGGGTCGTAGACGGCTCCCTTAACCCCTGCGCCAACCCCTAGTGCTTCAAGCAGGCTCTCCGTGAAGCCCCTGGAGCCGTATGCGATGACGACGCCTCCCTTCTCTGCAAACCCCTTCAAGTAGCCTGCTTCAGCAGGGGTTAGAGGGTTCTCCCTACCGGTGATCAACACGTGTGAAGCCGGGTTAAACCCTTGGAGCCCGGATAGGTCTGCAACCACCATGACCCCTGGCAGCCCGGCTAGGTTGGAGGCCCCGTCTCCACCAGTATTGTAGACGCTGTAAGGCCTCGTGGAGGATGTGAGGGAGGCGGCCACGAGGCCGGCTGCAGCGGCGAGCAGTATGAAGAACACTGCTACAACCCTAGTCTTCAACGGCATCTAGGACACCCCTGTAGACCTCTCCTGCCTCACCGGGCTCCACCTTCCTCGCCGAGTAAAGGTCGCGTTCAGCGAGATGCATGAGCCTCCTCAACAGCTCCTTAACCCTCTCCCTGAAGCCGGCTGGCTCAACGCTCGCCGAGTAATGCTCCCTCAGTGTTTCATGGGGCCTGGGCTCCCTGACCCCCAGCCTGCTGAGCGCGTCGTAGTAGAGGAGGGCTATCCTCGAGGCGAACCCGGGTCCCCTGGGCCTCCCCCTGGCCCCGGGCCTCCGGATCCTGAATTGCGGCTGGAGGACTGTTGCCAGGCTTCTCCGTGCCACGGCGACGGCTGCGGTGAGCGCGGCGGCGACGGCTGTGAGGGATGCAGTGTTCACCACTAGCAGGCTCCCCTTGTACACTGTGACGGCTCCGCTGCCTCCTTGCACGGCGACTTCGATGCTGAGCCATGTGGCGGGGAGGGGGCCTGCCCACGCCTCGATAACCATGGAGGCTTCAAGGGGGCCTGAGTAAACCATGGATCCACCGGCGTAAACCGTTATGTTGACGGGCCTCCCCTCATGGTTAACCACGTGGATCCCCAGTGTCCCCGTCCACGTGAACACGGGGGACGGGGCTTCCACGCTGACCCCTATGCCTGAGGGTGCTCCCTGGGTTGAAGCATATACTGCTCTACACGCTGGCAGCGTGTCCACCCCGGGCTCCACGCATACCTCGACCCTCACCGCCTGCCCCACGGCCTGCTTGCTGGAGGCGTTGACGAGCAGTATGTTCACGCCTGGCTTCAGGCTCAGGTTTAACGCGTGCTCCCCGTTCACGGAGAGGGATGCATTGTAGGCGGCGTCGGAGTATATGGAGACGTTGAGGAGCCCTGCGCCGAGTAGCGATGCCTCCACGGTGATGGCTGGATGCCTGTAGACTGCTTTAAACAGTTTAACTGCTTTAACCCTGGAGCCGTTTACCTCGGCGTCCACTGTGAAGGCGAACTCTAGGATTCCGCCGGCTCCAACGAGCCCGGCCACCCCTTTACTCGCCAGCCTCCCTGCATCAGGGATCTCGATCACGCTGTAACAGTAGCTCCCCCTACACGTGTACCCTGGTGCATCCATGAGCACTAGTGAGGGCCACGTGTACAGCTTGATGGATGAGACCGAGACTCCTTCACCAAGGGTTTTCACCCATGCATGCACCTCCATCCCCGGGGTGTACGCGTCGAGGGCTGGCTGTAGGCCTGCCTCAAGGATCCCGCTCCACGCGGTCAGGTTCTCGGCGAGGTCCTCGAGGATGCTCCTCATCGATGAAACCCCTGCTTCAACCCGCTTCAGGGTTAACCCTGCTGCACCGGGGTCCCTTGAGCATTTTGAAAGCCTCTCAGCGTACTCTAACACGCTTCCCAGGGCGTCGGCTGCCTCAGCGATCCTGTACTGGGCGGCCGGGTCGCCTGGAGCCGTCTCCGAGGCCTCCTCAACAACCCTGTAGTACCCTAGGATGGCGAGCCATGCATCCCTGTGGAGCCCTGTGAGACCCGTGGGGGCGGGTGCGCCTGCAACGGCCTCGGCCAGTGTCCTCCCAGCTGGATCCAGTGTTGCAGCGGATGAAACGGCTTTATCCAGGAGTACCAGGTAGTATAGGCAGCCTGCTCCCTCCCCCCTCGTGTAGACGGGTGTAGCAGTGATCACCGGGATCCCTATGAGGAGTAGGAGGAGCCATGTCTTCACGGGTTCAGCACCCTGTACACCCTGTAGGCCACTATAGTGGTGAAGACTGCGAGGAGGAGTAGTGTCAGAGCCCTAGCCCTCCTGGAGCCCGGCGGCATCGGCCTCATAGTGGAGTACAGTGTGAAGTAGATGAGCGTGTTGACGGCTAGGTATGCGTCAGCCCTCTTCTCACCCAGCAGCAGGAGCCACGTGTTGGATGCGGCGACAAGCCCCGTGTAGAGCACTATGAAGGAGTATAGGCGTCCAGGCACGTGTCTCACCCGGCTTCCACGGGTTTCTCAACCCTCAGGGAGACCTCGACTCCCCCGGGCACCTCCTTCCCGTCCACGAGGACCACTGCACCGGTCCCCGTGACGCCTGCCACGGCTGCGAGGAGTATGAGTACAGCAGGGTTCACAGGGTACCCGGCGTACTCTCTGAGCCCTCCTGCAACCCCCTGCATCCTCACCTTGACTACTCCCCCAGCCTCCTCAACCCTCACGCTCCTGCAGACCCCTAGCTCCTCGACGAGGATTACGCGGAGCGCGTCGGCGAGGCCTCCAGGGGATCCTGCAGGCACTGCTTCCCCAAGCGGTTCAACCGGTATCGCGTAGTAGGGGGATCCACCGTGGAAGCCGACGCCTGGGTCAACGCCCTGGGTGCATGCAGCCTTGGTGAAAGCGATGAGGATGCGGCCCCCCTTGTTGACCGCGCAGGGCTTTGCGTCGAGGAGGTCTAGGTCCTCGAGGACGGCTGTGGAGCCGGCTGCAAGCATCCCCGTGTAGTAGTGGAGGGCCTGCTGGGATGGCTCAGCCGGCGCGGTGGAGGCGACTGCTACGACGCCGCCGGCCATCACTGCTGACGCCGCGGCTCCAAGGAGCCCTGTGTCCCCTGTGAGCAATGCGTAGGCTGCGAGGAGGGATGCTGCTGCAGCCACCCCTAGGCCGAGGAGTGTGAGGTTGTTCAAAGCCTTCATCCCCGGCTACTTTGGCACGGGCACGTTGCTTAAGGCCTCCTTGACTATTGACTCGGCTGTAACGCCTTCAGCCTCGTACTCCTCCCTCAGCTTCACCCTGTGGGCTACCACGTGGGGGAATAATTGTTTAACGTCGTCCGGGATAACGTAGTCCCTTCCATCCATGACTGCGAGCGCCCTGCTAACCCTCATCAAGTGTATGGTTGCACGGTGGGAGGGCCCGTATGCGACGGCCGGGTGGCTTCTCACATAGTTCACTAGTTTAACAATGTAGTCTGCCACATGGTTCTCCACGTGCACCAGTCCCTGAAGCATACCTGAGACCTCTTCAACCTCCCGGGGTGTTGCAACCTGCTCCACTGGAAGCGTTAGCACGGTGTCCGATTTCAACACTATTTCAAGCTCCTCCTCGGGTGGATTATAGTGGCTTGGAATGCTTACAGCGAACCTGTCGGCAAGGGTCTCCATCACCTGGTAGGCGCCTACCGCATGCCTGTAGGGGACCTGGGTCGCGATCACTATGAGGGGGCGGGGCAACTGGTATGTCACACCATCTATCGTCACCTGCAACTCCTGCATCGCCTCCAGGAGGGCTGCCTGCGACCTTGTAGGCGCCCTGTTAACCTCGTCGAACAAGAGGACATTGGTGAAGACGGGTCCCTGCACGAGTATCCTTTCCCCTCCAAGCCTGTACATGTGGAAGCCCAGTATATCGCTCGGCAGTATATCCGGGTGGCCCTGCACCCTTTTATATGCTCCCCCAATAGCCTTCGCAAGGGCTTTCGCAAGAAGGGTTTTACCCGTACCCGGATACCCTTCGATGAGCACGTGGCCCCCTGTGAAGAGGGCTGCCACCGCGAGCTTAACCACATCCCTCTTACCAACGTAGACCCTTGAAACAGCCTCGAGGACCCCCTTGATCCTCCCTGCAGCGTAGTCTAACCCTGCCTCCAATGGAAACCACCCTTCCTCAACCCGCCTCCGGGGCGGGCCCGGTGTAGGGTATGCGTCCCCCGGGTATTAAAGGCCTTGCATGGCGGCTCGTGGAAGCCAGCGGTCTCCAGAATCCACTGCAGTAATGCTTTTAAACCGGGGCCGGCATACAGGGGTGTGGAGAACCCTTACTGGTGCATCACATCCATGTCCACGCCGATGACTCAGCAGCCTAGGAGCCTCCCCGAGGCGGTTGCGGAGGCCCTTGCAGCGGGCCCCGTTGACAGTGTCGTGGAGTACGCTAGGAGGGTTGTCGCCGAGAAGCTGGTTGGCGAGGTCTCCCCGGGGAAGGTCTCCAGGTATATTAGGAAGGCGCTGAGGCTCGGCGTGTGGGGTAGGCTGAGGAGGGTGAGCAGGGCCCTCCTCTACGCGGTCACCAGGCTTAAAGCCATAAGGTCCCCGGTTCTCGCGGGGATCGTCTCCGAGATACTTGTGGAGATAGAGTTGGCGTCGACGCGTGGCCTCGCGGTCTTCTACGGTGTCATCGTCTCTTTGAAGCGTGGCTTCACGTGTTTCCTAGGGGATTTAAGGAGGCTTGTGACGATCGGCGTAGCCTACATATCGCTTCCCCCGGCGTTCAGGTATTATGGGTAGCGTTGACTACAGTGATCTAACAGTGGTTATACCGGTGTTCAACGAGGCTGAGGCAATAGGCCTAGTGTTAGACGAGGTTCTCGCAGCCGGGGTCCCACGGGAGAGAATACTCGTAGTCGACGGGGGGAGCACCGATGGCACTGTTGAAGCAGCCTCATCCAGGGGCGTCAGGGTCGTCCAGCAGGAGGGGAGGGGGAAGGCGGATGCTGTTAAAACAGCTGCACGCCTCGTTGAAACCGGGTTCACGCTTATAATGGATGGCGACTACACGTATCCAGCAGGCTTCATCCAAGCCCTCTACGTGAAGGCGAGGGAGGGCTACGACCTCGTGGTCGGGTGGAGGAGGTGGGGGGAGGGCTCGCAGCCCCTTGTATACAGGCTGGGCAACAAGCTGCTTACATTCGTCTTCAACACGTTGTTCGCCACGAGGCTCCACGACGTGTTAAGCGGGATGTACATTGTGAAAACCAGTGTGCTCAGGGAGGTGCCCTTCGAGATGAAGGGGTTCAGCGTTGAATCCGAGATAGCCGCCTACGCTGCTGGGACAGGGGCGAGGGTTGCAGAGGTCCCCGTGGAGTACCGTAGGAGGCTTGGCAGGAAGAAGCTCGGCGTACGCCACGGTTTAAGAATACTCTTAGACGTAGTCAGGCTCACATGGAGGTATAGTCCAGCATTCTTCATATTCACACTCGGCTCACTACTACTCATACCCGGCCTAGCCCTAGGCTCATGGGTAGCATACCACTACTTCTTCACGGGCACAGTATACCATGTGAAAGGCCTCACAGCAGTAATCCTCACGGCGGCAGGCCTCCAATCACTCCTCCTAGCCGTGATAGCACTATACATGAAGAGAATGGAGCTGAGGATACTGAGCACGCTTAAACACATCGACCAGCATTAGGGTCATGGTTAAACACGCTGGGCTTCAAGGGGCATTGTAATGCTTGAGGAGGCTGCATTAACCCTTGCACTACTCCACTTCGGCTTCCCCCTCTACTATTATTCATGGGCTAAGGGGATGCTTGGGAAGAGTGTTAGGGCTGGAAGGGACCCGGGCTTCACGCCGCGTGTCGCAGTAGTTATCCCTACGTATAATGAGGCGGGGAACATTGAGAGGAAGCTTGAAGACATATACTCCCAGGACTACCCTAGGGATAGGATCACCGTGTACATTGTGGACTCGGCTTCGAGTGATGGAACCGTTGGGAAAGCCCTTGACTGGGCTTCAAGGCACAAGGATATTGAGGTAAGGATTGTTGAAGAGGGTGAGAGGAGGGGGAAGGGTAGGGCTTTGAACACTGCTTTAAACACTATTGACGGAGGCTTCGACTTCATCGTGGTCACGGATGCAGACGCCTTCTGGGCGAATAGAGACGCGTTGAGGAATGCTTTAAGCTACTTCAGCGATGAATCAGTAGGCGCCGTCTCATGCGTTAAGACTCCTGGCGGCGGAGGCTTCACGGGTGTTGAATCAGGGTACAGGGATTTCTACAATGTGGTCAGGCTCGGAGAGAGCTCCGCCTACTCGACCCCGGTCTTCCACGGGGAGCTCTCAGCATACAGGAGGAGGCTCCTCGAGGATTTAGGCGGGTTCCCGACGGACATAGGCTCAGACGATAGCCACACAGCCACGCTTATAGCTGTGAAAGGCTACAGGGCTATCGTGGCCCCAGACGTCTACTGCTATGAGCCTGTTCCAAGGAGGAAGTACTTCCATTGGAGGGTGAGGAGAGCACAACACCTCATCCAGCACTTCGCCAAGTCCATAAGGCTCCTCCCCAGGTCGCCCAAAGCATTCAGGAAAATCCTTGCAGCAGAGATATTCCTCCACTTAGCAAATCCCATTCTCCTATTAATATCCATAGCACTACTAGCATACTCAGCCTACAAGGGCTCCCCGCTATCCCTAAGCCTCCTAGCACTAGGCACAGCACTCCTAGCATACAAACCCTACAGGACATGGATAGTGATGCAACTCATACTACTAGTAGCAATGGTGAAGAACGCTTTCAGAAAAGAACTCGTATGGAGCAAGGAGGAGAAAGAGTAATATTGTCGAGGAGCCTAGACTACGTGTTGTTTGATCTAAAATGAAGGGCGTCGGATCCAACATGCTCAAAGGCTCCATTGAGACCATAAGGCTCGGTAAACTCCATGTATTCCTTGACTTGAAATCCATAACAAGGATGAGGCTAGAGCCCTCGCAATGCTGAGAACCTAGGATACAAAATCACAGTGCACCAAGGCTACATGGCGATCGCTCGACTAGAGAGGGCTGGAATTTGAAAAATACCATGTGAGATGATAGTTGAAGCTAAGGTGGCTTTACATTCATGCATGGTGTAGCTGTACTGATACCTAGCTTTGACAGGGCGCGGATGCTGAAGATTATCCTTCCTAGGTGGCTTGCTTCTGCACATGTATGTTCAGTGATTGTTCTCGCTGAGGCTTCATCTGCGGAGGTTCTTGACGAATATAGGAGGGTTTTACAAGGCCTTGATGCATCTGGCAAACTCATCTACAGAATCATGCCAGGTAGGATGGGCTCTGTAGAGGCTAGAAACATGCTTTTAGAGATGGCACTTAAACATACTACCTGCGAGTATTTTCTTTTGACTGATGACGATTACCTGCCCATCGATGAAGATACACTAGGAGTCATGCTGAAACATATGAGGGATGATAAAGTAGGGGCTGTTGGAGGCCGCGTGGTTGTTTTGAGAAAACGTAGAGTAGATCCAGACTTCTTCCTCAACACCCCTTTCCTCATCGCAGACGCCTTGACAAGGCTGATAGGTTACGTGTTTCTCGACGTTGAACATGGGCCTAGATACGCTGAGTTCCTGCCATCATTTTTCATGGTTAGGAGAGAGGTAATTGAAAATGGAGTTAGATACAGCAAAGCCTTCAGCACACCCACAGGATTCAGAGAGGAAAGCGATCTCCAGCAACAGATAAAGAATTTGGGATATAGGCTTGTCCTCGAGCCTAGGGCCAGGGTAGTAAATCTAGTCCCGGAAGAAGGAGGTAATAGACCTAGGATGAGTATGAGAAAGAGAATTTATTGGAAAGCAAGAAACCACATAATATTCGTGTTCAAGTGGAACACATCGAGAGCGAGGAGACTCTGGTACACTATGTTATCAGCCATGCTATTACTGAGCTACAGGCCATGGCACCTCCCCAGCGTTATGAAGGGCCTGCAGGACGGTATCAGGGAGGCCTCTTGCGCATAGTTCACATCTTCCACAACTATTGTCCAGTAGTCGGAGGCCTTGAAAAAGCTGTTCAAAAAGTAGCTGAAGAACAGACTAAGATGGGTCACGAGGTTCACGTGATTACAAGCAACTATGGAGCCAACGGTAGACCTAAGGAAGAGGTCTTAAATGGTGTCTACGTCCACAGGGTTAGGTCCTGGAGGCTTGGCTTTGCTGACTTGACAATCCCATTGGAGTACCCGGTTGACTTATTTGAAAAGGTGGATGTGGTTCACAGTTGGAGCCAAAACAGCCTATTCACATATTTGATGTCTAAAAAGGCTAAGAGGCTGAGGAAGCCTGTTGTCGTTTACTTTCTCGGTGTCAGCTATCTCAGGCATCATTACAACTTGCTAATAAGGATATTCGGCTACTTCTATCAGAGGATGGTTGAAAGAGGAGTTGTAGAGCTGGCAGACATGGCTCTTGCGACAAATGAATATGAGGCGGAGCTCCTCAGAGAAAAGTATGGTGTGAAGGCTACTGTGGTACCTCACGGTATTGATGAGATTTATTTGAATACTTTAGACATGTCGGCAAGGTTCCGTGAGAAATACAGAATTAACAACAGGATTATCGCATATGTCGGGAGGATACACTATACTAAGGGCCTCGATCTCCTGCTCAAAGCCTTTGCGCAGATTGCTAAGCAAGTTGATGACACAGTGCTTGTAATAGCAGGTAAGGGGGACAAAAAGTATTTTGATAAGTGTATGCACTTAGCAGAGAAGCTAGGTGTGAGCAGTAGGGTTATATACGTGGGTTTCCTTACAGAAGAGGACAAAATTGGTCTCATAGATGCTTCTGATGTCGTTGTACTGCCTTCTAGACATGCTGGTGAGAGCTTCCCACTACTGGTATATGAAGTTATAAGTAGGTTGAGGCCTATTGTAGTTACGAACGCTGGGATGCTGGGATACCATGTGAGAAACGGTGAGGATGGATTCGTTGTCGCTGTAGATGATTTGCAAGGATTATCTAATGCTATATTAGCTATCCTGAAGGACAGAGACCTCAGAGAATATATAAAGCTCAATCTTATTGAGCGACGTAGAGTTCTTTGGCTTTGGCGTGATGTAGCTAGCAAATTTATCGATCTCTACAAGCCACTGGTGAACTAGCTCGTGTTAAGCTTCTCTAGTGCTCTAATCTTTTTTACCGTAGTGCTGGTGCCGCTTTACACAATCTTCTTATGGCTCTCTAACAATGAGAAAAATAAGGATATTTCTCCTAATAACGTTCATATTCATGCTTCGAATAAGCTCTTAGACATGACCACGTATCTTTCCTTCGCTCTCTCAGCTACAGGGCTCTTGCTTACATTATCAACACACTTTAGAGAGACCCTTCCTTATTTCCTTATAACAGTTTTAATACCTTTTCTAAATGTTGTAACAGCATTCTATAAGCCCAGAGGCATGATCATAGCTTCATACGTGCTTTGGCACTTAATGCTTCTGCTAGGCAATGTTCCAGCAACTGGTATTGCTATCGGTGAGGGCACGGGAATGCTGAGAGAGATGGCTCTAAATGACCATTGGAGGTTTGAGTGGGCGCACAATCCCAGCTACAACCCCCTCCCTACGATGGCTTTTATCCAAGCTACACTATCAAGGGTCGCCGGTACTGACTGGTACAGCTGGGCTCTGGGAACCACAGTCTTCCTTGGCTGGGCCGTAGCCTATGACATCTCAGTGTACCTGCTGACGCTTTACGTAACTGGCGAGACTAGGGCTGCACTCCTCTCAATACCGCTGATTGCTGTAACACCTGAGACAGCAATACACCAGCACCCTTATCAATGGAGTGGCAATATGCTTGTGCTACTAGCATCAATGGTTCTAGTCAAAGCAGTTCAGGGCATGGAAAAACCTACCAGATATATACTCCTGATGACGCTACTCTTTACGGGAGCCATCCTAGCTCACGCAACGGCACTAGCATACATATTCGTTTTACTCGGCCTCCTAGCGACAAGATACATGTACCCTCTGCTAGGGAAGCTCCATTTAAGAATGGAAAAGACTCCTATAGAGAGAATTGTTCTGCCGGCTACCTTAGTTCTTGTCGTGATATTTTTCATTAGAAGCTTATATGTCTCCGGCTTTGCACAGTATGTAATGCCCTCGTTCCTTAGTGTGTATAACGGCCTAGTAGGCATTATAAAAAGTTTTCTCATACCTACAGAAGAGCATGAAATAGGTGCAGCAATACACATACCTCTCTACGAGAGAGCAGAAGTTTCACCTATACAGGCATATGTATGGAGCTATACGGCCTCATTGGCTACAGCATACTTCATATATGCGCTATTCTTGAAGAGGCGCGTCAGTAGTTTGCAGTTTTCCCTATACGTGACTTCCGTACTAATCCTCTCAGTATCATTTATGGGCTACAGTATATTGAAAGAAAAAAATTTCTATTTATTAAATAGGACAACATATGTTTTTATACCATTTATAGCCCCTATGGCATCTCTAACGCTCTCAAGGATTTTTGGTCTTTTGAGAAGGAGGAAAATTTCCTTGAGAGCATTAGGACTAGCTTCAATGCTGATGTTTATAGCTACAGCCCCCATAGCTGCTCAAGACCCGAACATATCGCCAATACAATATGCAAGAATAAGAAACTCAGAGAGCGTTCCGTTGTCTATGGGCGACATCCTCATCGCTAAGAGTTTCCTAGGACAACTAGATGTTTCATCCGTATCTCAGCTATATTTAACCTCCTCTCGACTCTATATGACTGGGATGTATAGGTTGACACCTCAGGGTAGTGCGGTAGGGATATGGTTGCCCACTTACACATCTAGATTCAAAGAAGCGCTAGGCCTAACCTCGTTTATTGACAAATTACAGCTACCAGCAATACATTTGAGTACAGATAGCAGTAGTTATACAGGAATGTACTGTAAGCTTATCTATAGCATCGGTATAGACTCAACATCCATCTATATTTGTAATTAGGCTTAATAGATGAAAGTGCTTCTCTTAGCATACGACTTAGGGCTTCAGGGAGGAATCGGCACGTTCAATTATGAGCTAGCTCTTGAACTCAGCAAACATATTGACGTTACCGTCATTATAAGAGGTCGCTTGTCTGGTTGTAGAGATCGTGACAAACTCAGGCTATGCACTTTTTGGTCTCCCCAAACTCCCCCCAAGGACGTGTGGTTCTATACCCTCAATGCTCAGAGGATACTAAGCCTAGCGAATAGAGAAGGTAGTGATTTGATCCACGACTCTTCGTCGGCACTGGGGCTCTTGCCTTATCTAGATAGGCTGGCTCCTGTAGTGGCCACCGTACATGGGTCTCCT
Coding sequences within it:
- a CDS encoding AAA family ATPase: MEAGLDYAAGRIKGVLEAVSRVYVGKRDVVKLAVAALFTGGHVLIEGYPGTGKTLLAKALAKAIGGAYKRVQGHPDILPSDILGFHMYRLGGERILVQGPVFTNVLLFDEVNRAPTRSQAALLEAMQELQVTIDGVTYQLPRPLIVIATQVPYRHAVGAYQVMETLADRFAVSIPSHYNPPEEELEIVLKSDTVLTLPVEQVATPREVEEVSGMLQGLVHVENHVADYIVKLVNYVRSHPAVAYGPSHRATIHLMRVSRALAVMDGRDYVIPDDVKQLFPHVVAHRVKLREEYEAEGVTAESIVKEALSNVPVPK
- a CDS encoding glycosyltransferase family 4 protein; this encodes MRIVHIFHNYCPVVGGLEKAVQKVAEEQTKMGHEVHVITSNYGANGRPKEEVLNGVYVHRVRSWRLGFADLTIPLEYPVDLFEKVDVVHSWSQNSLFTYLMSKKAKRLRKPVVVYFLGVSYLRHHYNLLIRIFGYFYQRMVERGVVELADMALATNEYEAELLREKYGVKATVVPHGIDEIYLNTLDMSARFREKYRINNRIIAYVGRIHYTKGLDLLLKAFAQIAKQVDDTVLVIAGKGDKKYFDKCMHLAEKLGVSSRVIYVGFLTEEDKIGLIDASDVVVLPSRHAGESFPLLVYEVISRLRPIVVTNAGMLGYHVRNGEDGFVVAVDDLQGLSNAILAILKDRDLREYIKLNLIERRRVLWLWRDVASKFIDLYKPLVN
- a CDS encoding glycosyltransferase family 2 protein is translated as MGSVDYSDLTVVIPVFNEAEAIGLVLDEVLAAGVPRERILVVDGGSTDGTVEAASSRGVRVVQQEGRGKADAVKTAARLVETGFTLIMDGDYTYPAGFIQALYVKAREGYDLVVGWRRWGEGSQPLVYRLGNKLLTFVFNTLFATRLHDVLSGMYIVKTSVLREVPFEMKGFSVESEIAAYAAGTGARVAEVPVEYRRRLGRKKLGVRHGLRILLDVVRLTWRYSPAFFIFTLGSLLLIPGLALGSWVAYHYFFTGTVYHVKGLTAVILTAAGLQSLLLAVIALYMKRMELRILSTLKHIDQH
- a CDS encoding glycosyltransferase produces the protein MLEEAALTLALLHFGFPLYYYSWAKGMLGKSVRAGRDPGFTPRVAVVIPTYNEAGNIERKLEDIYSQDYPRDRITVYIVDSASSDGTVGKALDWASRHKDIEVRIVEEGERRGKGRALNTALNTIDGGFDFIVVTDADAFWANRDALRNALSYFSDESVGAVSCVKTPGGGGFTGVESGYRDFYNVVRLGESSAYSTPVFHGELSAYRRRLLEDLGGFPTDIGSDDSHTATLIAVKGYRAIVAPDVYCYEPVPRRKYFHWRVRRAQHLIQHFAKSIRLLPRSPKAFRKILAAEIFLHLANPILLLISIALLAYSAYKGSPLSLSLLALGTALLAYKPYRTWIVMQLILLVAMVKNAFRKELVWSKEEKE
- a CDS encoding glycosyltransferase family 2 protein, which gives rise to MHGVAVLIPSFDRARMLKIILPRWLASAHVCSVIVLAEASSAEVLDEYRRVLQGLDASGKLIYRIMPGRMGSVEARNMLLEMALKHTTCEYFLLTDDDYLPIDEDTLGVMLKHMRDDKVGAVGGRVVVLRKRRVDPDFFLNTPFLIADALTRLIGYVFLDVEHGPRYAEFLPSFFMVRREVIENGVRYSKAFSTPTGFREESDLQQQIKNLGYRLVLEPRARVVNLVPEEGGNRPRMSMRKRIYWKARNHIIFVFKWNTSRARRLWYTMLSAMLLLSYRPWHLPSVMKGLQDGIREASCA